One Flavobacterium cerinum genomic window, TTAGTTGGGAATCCGGGGATGCTTCCGATACCGTTGTTCACCGCATATTTGTTTAATACCGATTGGTTGAAGATTAGGTTTTGGGTGGCATAACAAGCAGCTTCCGGATTATAGGAAACCGTTTCAAAGATGTTTGTTACTGTATCAAGAACGGCTTTTTTGTTGGCAAATAATTGAGCATGTACAAACTGTTTCGGTACTTCCAATGCACTTCTTTCTTTTTTAATCTGATTACAGCCGCCTTCTTTATTTCCGTCGGCTGCCATTTGAGCCAGTTCTTTTACGCTCATCCAGGTTTCAAAAACCAATAGCGAATCACCGTTAAAAACCTGTCCGGATTGTGAAGTCAAACCGGCCCATAGTCCCCAGGCATGTCGGGCGATACTGGCTGTATCCTGTTTGTTTAACCATCCGTAAATTGCAGTAGAATCTTCAGGAAAATTAAAGCCCGGAATCTTTAAATCGCTTGGAAATTCAACAGGTTTAATGATAGGAGCTGAGCCTAATAATCCGGCATCCGGAGTAGTGTTCTTCTTGCAGGAAATGGCCATTCCGGTTACGGTCAGGGCAACCAGAACACCAAAAGAAATGGTCTTGATGGGTAGTAGTTTTTTCATGTTTGTTTTAGATTTGGTTAGTATTTATACGTTTTGTTTTTGTTGAATAGCTTATTCTGTATTACACTTAAATGACAAATGCATAATTTTAATTATGCAATTTGTATTGCGTTTTTATCATTGAATAAGGCATTTTGTAAAATTAAAGGCTTGGGGAAACCTATGAAAGCGTATAATTACGCGTTTTTTAACCTTTCGAGTAATAAAAGGCAAAAACGAAAGTAAGAGGTATAAAAAAAGCCGTTCCAAAAGGAACGGCTTTGCTATAAGATATTTTGAGATTAGAATTGCTCTCTTCCTGCAAAATGGAAAGCACTTTCGATAGCAGCATTCTCATCGCTGTCAGATCCGTGAACTGCATTTTCTCCGATTGAAGTAGCATATTTTTTACGGATAGTTCCTTCAGCAGCTTCAGCCGGGTTTGTAGCACCGATTAAAGTACGGAATTCTTCAACTGCATTGTCTTTTTCAAGGATAGCAGCTACGATCGGACCTCTTGACATGAACTCAACTAACTCACCGTAGAAAGGTCTTTCACTGTGAACAGCGTAGAATTTCTGAGCATCAGCTACAGTTAATTGCGTTAATTTCATTGATACGATTCTGAAACCTGCTTCAGTGATCATGTTAATAATTCCTCCGATGTGTCCTTTTTCAACAGCATCAGGCTTAATCATAGTGAATGTTCTATTCGTTGCCATTTTGATTTGTTTAAATTTTTCGCAAAAGTAATTTTTTAAGCTAAATAATCGGCTATCTTTTCTATTGAAATTTTAAAAATAGTAAAGAATCGTGATTGTTTTATAAGGTTATAACCGTGAAATCCTGTTCTAATGGCTTAAGTTGACGGAATAATTCGGGGATCAGATTTTCTCCGTACTCCAGATAAAACTCTGAAAAATTTGCAATTCGCTCCTGTAAATTCTGATTTGGAAAAAGCTCGTTCTGAAGTGATGTAATACGACTTAACTGTTCGTGATGATTTCTTTTTTCGGCTTTTAATAATCGTTTTTCCAGATTGTCTAATCCTTTAAGTTGTTTCTTTTCCTGAGCATTAACGGCTCCTGAAAACGATGGATCTGTTTGATTAGCGATCTCACGTAATTTTGCAAATTGTTGTTCCAGGTGTGCTCGCTGTTCGGAAAAGTCAATGGTGAATTCGGAAAATCCGGCTACTTTTTCATTGATCAAATCTGGTTGTTTTTTAAATAAATCAGCCCAGGATAACCCCAATTTGTCTGCTTTTTGCGCTTGTTTTTGTGTTGCCAGTAAAGCAGAATTTCGCAATAATAAAATTGGAAAAGGTATTCCGGAAGCCTCAAAAAATGATTTTAATTCCAACCAATAAGCCAATTCACCTCCGCCACCGATATAAGCTAAATTGGGTAAAATGACTTCCTGATATAACGGCCGCATAATAACATTCGGACTAAATTTTTCCGGACATCGTTCCAATTCATCTAAAATTTCTTCGGTTGTAAACCAGCGTGAAGTACCGTTAACGAAGTATTTTCCGTTTTCATAAACAATTCGTTCACGCAACTGATCTTCAATATAAAAAAGATTGATTTCTCTTGGATTTACCTGTATGTTGTAGGCTTTTAGTAAGTCGGAAGTAGCCGTAACATTTTGAAACGAAGTCTGTTCCAAAAGTTCCTGTTTTACATACGGAATAAATTCTCGTTTTAATGCTTCGTTATCGCCGTCAATAATAACCAATCCTTGTTCTTTAAAAAGTTCATTCGCAAGATATCGGGTTGCATCGGCCAGATTGGTATGTTTTAAATAAGCATTTTTAAACAGTTGACGCAGGGATTCAGCATTATTTCCGATGCCTAATTCTTTAGAAAAAACATCAAAAACACTGTCAAGTCCTTCGGTTGAAAGTCGACCTACAGGTCCTGAACTGTCCCGGTTCCATTTGATCTTCTTACTCTTAAAATTAAAATAATTAATTTCTTCAAAATCGTGGTCTTCGGTTGCCATCCAGTATACCGGAACAAAATGATAAGTAGGATAAGCCGCTTTTAATTCCTTTGTCAGATTGATCGTAGAAATGATTTTATAAAGAAAATATAACGGTCCGGTGAAAAGATTTAGCTGATGACCGGTTGTTATGGTAAATGTATTTTCGTCTTTTAATAGGGTAATATTTTGAAGAGTGGCTGCTGAAGCAGTCGTTGCAGCATATTGCTTTTCGAGAACATCGGCAAGTTTATTTCGATGATCGGAACTAAAATGAGCCGCTTTTTCTTCCAGTTGGTTTCTGAAATTTTCCAGGGTCGGAAAACGATGATATAAGGACTGTGTTTCTGTTTTTTTATCTAAATAATCAACAATTAATCGGGTGAAATAATTGGATTCTTGATAGCTGATACAGTCAGTAGGCATAATATAATAGCGTTATAGAGGTGTAAATTTTTATAAAAAATAAAGGTAAATATAATGACTTTTTAATCTCACAAGTTATTGTTAATTTTTTTGAAAGGCAATAATAGCGGCTTCTACGATAGGTTTTTTTAGTTTTTATTTAAAAAATAGAGAAAGTATTGATTTGAAAATGAATAGGTTTTAAAGTAGGATTAGCAAAATAGTTCGGAAATATTAGGAAATGTCAAAAACATTTTGCAAAATTTGCAAAGTGAAAATTTAATAACCTTTTAAAAACGAAGAAAAAATGTTTGTAATGCAATCATCTCTTATCAGTCAGACGCCAAAGCATGGTGTGGCTGTTCTTCGTGGTTTTGCTCAATCCTAGAAATTACTTTTCAAGATAGCAAAGCCCGAAGACAATATGTTTCGGGCTTTTTTGTATACCTTTTACTCTAAAGTTCCCGGTTTAGCCCTTTAATTTATCCGAAAGCGGATAAAATGTTACGCAAAATATTCAGTATTTCTCAGAATTACTGCACTGTTGTTTGCGTTCCAAAAAAATCAAAGAATAAAACAATGGGAAATAAATTATCCGGGAAAGACTTGATTAAACTAGGCTTTCCTAAAGACAACAGCATAAATATTGCCTTGGGGCAAATTAACAGATATAGAAAAAGAGAAAAAAAAGAGAGCATTTTAACGGAAGCAAAAGAAGTATTGCTGTCTCCGGAAAAATTCAAAAATCACGGTACCTGGGGAAAAGTAGCTGAGGGATTGGTTAATCCGGTTCAGGTAAAGATGCAACAACTGAAAACGACTCGAGCTCCCTTTTCGATTTTCGGTGAAAATGAAATTGATCAACAGGCGAAGTTTCAATTGTATGATGCTTTGAAATTACCGATTTCGGTTGCCGGAGCTTTAATGCCGGATGCGCATTCCGGATATGGATTACCAATCGGTGGTGTATTGGCAACAGATAACGCCGTAATTCCTTACGGAGTAGGTGTTGACATCGGATGTCGTATGAGTCTGTCCATTTTTGATTTATCGGCTTCTTTTATAAAAGGAAGGGATCAGCAATTGCAATCCATTTTGGCGGATCATACCAAATTCGGAATGTATGAAACGCATCAGATCAAAGCGGATCATGAGATTTTTTCCAGGTCGGAGTTCCGGGATATTCCTTTTGTAAAAGGATTATTGGATAAGGCTTATAAGCAATTGGGGACTTCCGGAGGCGGGAATCATTTTGTAGAATTCGGAATCGTAAAACTGGACACGGTATTGCCGGAATGGAAAATACAGCCGGGCGACTATTTTGCTGTATTATCCCATAGCGGATCACGCGGATTAGGAGCAAATATTGCAAAACAGTACACGTATCTGGCTACAAAACAGTGTCCGTTACCTAAAAATGTACAGCATCTGGCCTGGCTGGATCTGAATACGCATGACGGACAGGAATACTGGATGGCTATGAATTTGGCCGGTGATTATGCTAAAGCTTGTCACGATGATATTCACAGACGAATTGCTAAGATACTGGGGAAAAGAGTCGTGGTAACAATTGAAAATCACCACAACTTTGCATGGAAAGAATTTCATGACGGAAAGGAATGTGTTGTACATCGTAAAGGAGCAACTCCGGCTGCCGAAGGACAACTCGGGATTATTCCCGGTTCGATGACAGCTCCCGGTTATATTGTGATGGGGAAAGGAAATCCGGAAAGTCTTAATTCAGCTTCACATGGAGCCGGAAGGGTGTTTTCCAGAGCAAAATGCAAAACAATGTTTACACAAAGTGACATTAAAAAAGAACTTAAAAAGCACGAAGTAACCCTGATAGGAGGGAATATTGATGAAGCTCCGATGGCCTATAAGGATATTATGAAGGTGATGGGGAACCAACAGGAATTAGTCAGTGTAATGGGAACATTTACACCGAAAATCGTGCGAATGGACAAATAACAAATGGAAAAAATAATACAATTAACTTCCGGCAGAGGACCGGAAGAATGTGCCTGGGTAGTCGCCCAGGTACTTAAAAAAGTGTTGGAAGAGGCGAGAACGGAAGGACTTGAAGCACGGGTGTTACAACGCGAAGCGGGATCGGAAAACGGAACGGTTAGTACAGCAACGCTTATTATTAAAGGTGTGGGTAGCGCTGATTTTGTCGATTCCTGGACCGGAACAATACAATGGATTGGAGTTAGTCAGTTTCGAAGAATGCACAAACGGAAAAACTGGTTTATCGGAATTTTTGAAATTCAGCAATCTTCAGTACCGAAAATCTCGTATGTAGATATAAAATACCAGGCGATGCGAAGTTCCGGAGCCGGTGGGCAAAACGTGAATAAAGTGAGTTCGGCCGTACGTGCGACGCATATTCCAACCGGTATCAGTGTGGTAGCAATGGATAGTCGTTCGCAACATCAGAACAAAAAAATAGCAACGGAGCGTCTGGTTGCGAAACTGGAAGAAGCTTCATTAGAATTATTAAAGAAGGAGGTAGAAAAGAAATGGGAAAACCAGTTAAATATTGTAAGAGGAAATCCTAAACGTGTATTTAAAGGAACCGATTTTAAAAAGCAACAAGTGGAAAAAAGCTTTAAATCCACACGACAACAATTAAAAAACAACTTGAAAAACGAGATCGAATGAAAACAGATAAATTAGATAAGTTTTTATTTCAGGCTATGGACGCTTATCCGTCTTACCTGGAAGAAACCGTGGAATCGTTAAGTTATGCGTTATCATATGACGCTAAAAACACAATGGCGCTTTGCCTGTTGGGAAGACTTCACGCGGAACAACTTTACGATTATGAAGGAGCAAAGACCTATTTTGAACAGGCTTTATCCGAAAATATTAATGCTTTGGAAGTGTATCCGTATTTTATCGATACCTTATTGCAGAACGAAGATTTTGATCAGGCGGAAAAGCTAATCGATTTTGCACTGACGATCAAAGGATGTAATAAAGCAGATATTCTTTTGAAAAAGGTAATGTTACTGGAAAGAAAAAGAGAATTCACGGCTGCAAAAGAATTGCTGAAAGAAGTGAAATACAATGTCTATAATTCGGATTTACATTATTATATCTCAGATACTGAAAAACGATTGAAGGAAAAAATCGAATTGTCTGAAGGTAAAAAAGATAAAAAGAGTAAGTCGAAAAAGAAGAAAAAGTAATCGTAAAAAAGCTCCCGAAAGGGAGCTTTTTTTATGCTATTCTAATCCGTCACTTTAAAAGGCAATCAAAACTGACAGCTACCGTTTTAGAAACTTTTTTGCTGACTACACTAGGAATTTCAATGTTGAAATCGTCAGATGTTACATTAAAATTGGCCTGAATGGCAATATCATCGCCCACTTTTTTAATTTTAGCCGGAACTGTTACCTCTTTTGTTTTACCGTGTACTTCCAGTTTGCCCCGGATAGTGAAATCTTTTGCGGTTTCTGTCAGAGCGCCTACTTTAAAATTGTCGATTTTACCTTTAAAAGTGGCTTTCGGATAACGATCACTTTCAATATAGTTTTCATTAAAGTGCTCTTCCATCAACGCAATTTTAAACCGAAAACTTTTAACCAGTACCAGACTGGCAATTTCTCCGTTCTCCGTATTCAATACAAAAGTTGCGTTACGGCTTTTGGCTTTAACTTCTTCAAAAGCAGGAACTGATGCTTCAAAAGTGATTTCACCGGTTTTGGTTACTTTTTTTGATTGTGCCTGTACTGCTGTAACAGCAAAAAACAGTGCGAGAAAATATACTATTCGTTTCATGATTCATGATTTATTATTCGACAAGACCGTTATTATTCCATTCTATTATTTTGTTGATTGAAGTCTGTGGTAATCGGGTTCCGCCTAATGGCATCATACCATCTGCACCTTGTGGCCGGGATATCCGATCAATGAGTCCCCGGTTTAATACCGCATTTTTAACATCGGCATATGTCATTAACGACATGGGAGCTCCGTTGGAAGGAATTGTACCGTGACACGAAATGCAATTATTGGTGATAATACTTTTAACGGCATTGGTATAGGTGATCGGTTCCGAACCGGAATCATTGATCAAAAGATCAGAATCAGAATCGTTGGTGCAGCCCGTTAACAATAAAAAACCGGATAATACGGTGAATAATAATTTTAATTTCATTTGGTTTGATTATTTAGTTAAAGTTATGATTAAAATTTAATTTTTGAAACATAATATTGTTAATTTTGTATTGATTAAATAAAAAATTTATGAAAAAAAAGAGAGTTGTAATAATTTTGATACTGTTGGTAATTCTGGGGTTTGCCGGGTATGCTTATTTGTATCAGGGACATCGTGATATCGCTTCCGAAAAAGAAAGTTATCTGGTAACGGCTAATTCTATTTTTAGCGAATTTCAAACCAGTGAAGCGAAAGCAAATCAGAAATATCTTGATAAAACGATAGAAGTTTACGGGAAAATCAGCAGTGTGGATCCGGAAGCGAATTCAATAATTATTGATGAAAAACTATTTGTTGTTTTTAAAGAGAAAATCAAACCGGAAGAACTGATGGTACTGTCTAATGTTAAAGTAAAAGGGCGCTTTATCGGTTATGATGACCTGTTAGGGGAGCTTAAGATGGATGAATGTTCTCTGGTAAAATAAAAAATACTGTAAAAACAAAATAAACCTGAACCAATTATACTTTTATGAAAAAAAGTTTACTCTCTTTACTCTTATTGCCTTTTTGTGCATCGGCTCAAAATGATTTGTTATCGGAAATCGATACGGTAAAAACCGATAATCGGGTCGAATCGGTATTTAAATCGTTGAAAATTGTTAATCTCGAATCGACTAAACTGGCCGCAAAAGGCGATTTTTATTTTATTGTAGCGCATCGCTTCGGTTATGTAAAACACGGTTTTGAAGATTTTTTCGGAATGGACGATGCTAATACGCAGATCAAGTTTACTTATGGATTGACAAATTGGTTAACAGCACATGTTTCCCGTAGCGGATTTCAGAAAACCTATGAAATGGCCGTAAAATATCGGTTAATGGCACAGGAAAAAGACGGATTTCCGGTTACTTTGGTCGGATTCAATAGTTTGGCGATTAATACGGAAATGAAAAAAGAAGACTATCCGAATTTAAAGTTCGACAATCGTTTAAGCTATGTAACTCAATTGCTTATTTCAAGGAAATTTACCGAGCGACTTTCGTTAGAATTGGCGCCGACCTATTTCCATGAGAATACAATCCGTGATTTTCTGGATGCCGATAATAATGTTATAACGCCAAATCCGCAATCGAATGATCAGTTTGCTTTGGGGATGGGCGGGCGTTATAAGCTCACCAAGCGTTGGTCAATTAATATGGATTATGCGGCTCATTTAAACCGGGCTAAAAATTCAATCTATACCAATCCGTTGTCTATCGGGGTCGATCTGGAAACCGGCGGACACGTATTTCAGATGCATTTTACCAATTCGAGAGCGATGAATGAAGCCGGATTTTTAGGACAAACAACCGGAGATTGGGGAAAAGGAGAGATCTCGTTCGGATTTAATCTCGTTCGTGTATTCTAAAATAAAAAACCTGTCGGTAGGTTCCGACAGGTTCTGATATAGAAAGAGCGGTCTTTGATTCAGGCCGCTCTTTTTGTTTTAATTTTTGATGAATTTCGTACTTAGTTTTTCTCCGGTACTACTTTCAATATTCAGAATATAAGTTCCTTGTGACAGACTACGTACATCGATTACGTCAGCATCAATCGTAGTTGATAATGAAATACGTCCGGTAACATCATAGAAAATTGCTTTGCTGGCAATAACACTAGGATCGCTGAACTGTATTTTAATAAAATCACGGGAAGGATTCGGATAAATCGCAAATTGCTCTTTATTGTGATCGGTTGTACTCAGCGTATTACCTTCTACAACAACCAAGTGTTGGTTTTGATTCACATTAGTGTAAGTGTCAACAATACCTGAAGGCCATTTTATCACGACAAGATCTGCTTTTACAGCATTTCCTAACCCGAAATGAACATTAAGGGAACTCATGTTTCTAAAACCGTCACCACTTCTTACATCACGAATTTGTTTTCCCCACGGACCGTAAATTTCAACTCGGGCACCAATACCGTTAGCGTTACTTTGAATTCCTTTTAACGATAATTTTAACCATTTATTAGCGTTAGGAGTATTCAGGTAAATATTATCTCCGTTATGAATGTCAAGGAATCCGTCGTTATTTAAATCACCGATCGGACCATTGGAAATACCACCTAAAGCTTGTTTTGTAAAAGTCATATTACCATTGTTGAACAGTATCGTATTTCCGGGACCGAAAATATCAATATAGCCGTCATTGTTAAAATCGTGGGCCACATTTTCTTGCCCTAAACTGGTTAAAGCAGGAATACCGGTAGTTGAAGTTATATCGGTAAAAGTACCGTCTCCGTTATTTCGCATTAGCTTATGCATTCCGTTAGTATTGGAACTGGCGCCCACAAAAACATCCATGTCACCGTCATTATCAAAATCGCCCCAGGCAGATGACCAGGTTTGAATCGGATCAGCTAAACCGGCTTGAGCGCTAACATTTGTAAAAACACCGTTACCGTCATTACGATGTAACTCGTTAATACTGGCTGAAATATTTCCGCCGCGACATTTCGCAATAAATAAATCGGAATCACCGTCATTGTCATAATCAACCCAAATAGAACCGTAATTTCCACCTTGAAGATGATCGCCAAGTCCGCCCTGGCGGTAGGTCAGATTGTTGTTCCCGTCATTTATAAAAATAACATTCGGGTTTACATCATGACAAACAAAAATATCCAGATGGCCATCATTGTTAAAGTCGATAAAGTTAGTACGCTGACAGAAAATATATTGAGAGAATGACTGAGCAATATAAGCAGAACCATCGGCATTGGACTTAACAAATGTTGCGCCGTTACCACCACCGAAAATCAGATCATTGTACCCGTTTTTATCCAGATCACCGGCAGCAATACTCCAGGAAGGAAGATGGGAAACTCCTGATAACGGAAAGGTTGTGCCGGTATAAGTACCGTTTGCCGACTGGTATAAAATGCGCATTTGGTTGTTACCCACAGCAACGATATCATCCAGATAATCGCCGTTCATATCCACAACGCAATTCTTGTAGGAAAAACCGGCAAGTGATTGTGGTTGCACTGTAAAACTTATTAGCGGAGCTATATAAGGTTGTTCGGTAAGAGAGAAATCAAAACCGATAGCATCCCATTTATTGTCAAAAACGATATAATAGGTATTGCCCTGAAAAGCGCTGAAACTCGCAACAGAGGTACTTCCGTTTCCGCTGTCATCATCGCCGGTTACGCAAGTTATAGCGCCACAGCTACCTTTGTAAACATGGATACGGGTATCTCTGCCGTTACTGGCCGGAAGATCGGTTGATACTGTCACGCTGAAGTTACCGGTAGGTGTATAGGAATACCACTCGAAAGCAGTTCCTAATGAAGGACTTCCGGGAACACAGGTTTGCGACGGAACTCCTGTTCCGTCAATAAAAGGAACGGTATATTGTCCGGCTCCAATTGCAAGAGCGGTACCACAAGTGTTTTGGGCATGTAGATTTACATATCCCAGCAAGAAAAGTAATAAGGTAATTTTTTTCATGTCGTTTTGTGTTTTTTGGTTATTAGATAAGATTTAGGATTAAGGGCAAGTCGGATTTAATGAACTGATCCATTGTTCGATCATTTGAAGCGCTTCTTCGTGTGCTATAGTACGACCTAATAATGGCATTCGATTAGCTTCATCAGTCGATTGTAGTCGGAAATGTAGCATGGAACGCTGAAACTTACCGCGACTTACAATATGAGTCAGATCGTTATCGATAAATTCCTGCGGTTGTACGCAAATCCCAAGATTAACCGGATTTGTG contains:
- a CDS encoding nucleoside-diphosphate kinase, encoding MATNRTFTMIKPDAVEKGHIGGIINMITEAGFRIVSMKLTQLTVADAQKFYAVHSERPFYGELVEFMSRGPIVAAILEKDNAVEEFRTLIGATNPAEAAEGTIRKKYATSIGENAVHGSDSDENAAIESAFHFAGREQF
- the bshC gene encoding bacillithiol biosynthesis cysteine-adding enzyme BshC; amino-acid sequence: MPTDCISYQESNYFTRLIVDYLDKKTETQSLYHRFPTLENFRNQLEEKAAHFSSDHRNKLADVLEKQYAATTASAATLQNITLLKDENTFTITTGHQLNLFTGPLYFLYKIISTINLTKELKAAYPTYHFVPVYWMATEDHDFEEINYFNFKSKKIKWNRDSSGPVGRLSTEGLDSVFDVFSKELGIGNNAESLRQLFKNAYLKHTNLADATRYLANELFKEQGLVIIDGDNEALKREFIPYVKQELLEQTSFQNVTATSDLLKAYNIQVNPREINLFYIEDQLRERIVYENGKYFVNGTSRWFTTEEILDELERCPEKFSPNVIMRPLYQEVILPNLAYIGGGGELAYWLELKSFFEASGIPFPILLLRNSALLATQKQAQKADKLGLSWADLFKKQPDLINEKVAGFSEFTIDFSEQRAHLEQQFAKLREIANQTDPSFSGAVNAQEKKQLKGLDNLEKRLLKAEKRNHHEQLSRITSLQNELFPNQNLQERIANFSEFYLEYGENLIPELFRQLKPLEQDFTVITL
- a CDS encoding RtcB family protein — its product is MGNKLSGKDLIKLGFPKDNSINIALGQINRYRKREKKESILTEAKEVLLSPEKFKNHGTWGKVAEGLVNPVQVKMQQLKTTRAPFSIFGENEIDQQAKFQLYDALKLPISVAGALMPDAHSGYGLPIGGVLATDNAVIPYGVGVDIGCRMSLSIFDLSASFIKGRDQQLQSILADHTKFGMYETHQIKADHEIFSRSEFRDIPFVKGLLDKAYKQLGTSGGGNHFVEFGIVKLDTVLPEWKIQPGDYFAVLSHSGSRGLGANIAKQYTYLATKQCPLPKNVQHLAWLDLNTHDGQEYWMAMNLAGDYAKACHDDIHRRIAKILGKRVVVTIENHHNFAWKEFHDGKECVVHRKGATPAAEGQLGIIPGSMTAPGYIVMGKGNPESLNSASHGAGRVFSRAKCKTMFTQSDIKKELKKHEVTLIGGNIDEAPMAYKDIMKVMGNQQELVSVMGTFTPKIVRMDK
- the prfH gene encoding peptide chain release factor H — encoded protein: MEKIIQLTSGRGPEECAWVVAQVLKKVLEEARTEGLEARVLQREAGSENGTVSTATLIIKGVGSADFVDSWTGTIQWIGVSQFRRMHKRKNWFIGIFEIQQSSVPKISYVDIKYQAMRSSGAGGQNVNKVSSAVRATHIPTGISVVAMDSRSQHQNKKIATERLVAKLEEASLELLKKEVEKKWENQLNIVRGNPKRVFKGTDFKKQQVEKSFKSTRQQLKNNLKNEIE
- a CDS encoding tetratricopeptide repeat protein, which encodes MKTDKLDKFLFQAMDAYPSYLEETVESLSYALSYDAKNTMALCLLGRLHAEQLYDYEGAKTYFEQALSENINALEVYPYFIDTLLQNEDFDQAEKLIDFALTIKGCNKADILLKKVMLLERKREFTAAKELLKEVKYNVYNSDLHYYISDTEKRLKEKIELSEGKKDKKSKSKKKKK
- a CDS encoding YceI family protein; amino-acid sequence: MKRIVYFLALFFAVTAVQAQSKKVTKTGEITFEASVPAFEEVKAKSRNATFVLNTENGEIASLVLVKSFRFKIALMEEHFNENYIESDRYPKATFKGKIDNFKVGALTETAKDFTIRGKLEVHGKTKEVTVPAKIKKVGDDIAIQANFNVTSDDFNIEIPSVVSKKVSKTVAVSFDCLLK
- a CDS encoding OB-fold protein; translation: MKKKRVVIILILLVILGFAGYAYLYQGHRDIASEKESYLVTANSIFSEFQTSEAKANQKYLDKTIEVYGKISSVDPEANSIIIDEKLFVVFKEKIKPEELMVLSNVKVKGRFIGYDDLLGELKMDECSLVK
- a CDS encoding DUF5777 family beta-barrel protein, which produces MKKSLLSLLLLPFCASAQNDLLSEIDTVKTDNRVESVFKSLKIVNLESTKLAAKGDFYFIVAHRFGYVKHGFEDFFGMDDANTQIKFTYGLTNWLTAHVSRSGFQKTYEMAVKYRLMAQEKDGFPVTLVGFNSLAINTEMKKEDYPNLKFDNRLSYVTQLLISRKFTERLSLELAPTYFHENTIRDFLDADNNVITPNPQSNDQFALGMGGRYKLTKRWSINMDYAAHLNRAKNSIYTNPLSIGVDLETGGHVFQMHFTNSRAMNEAGFLGQTTGDWGKGEISFGFNLVRVF
- a CDS encoding FG-GAP-like repeat-containing protein — its product is MKKITLLLFLLGYVNLHAQNTCGTALAIGAGQYTVPFIDGTGVPSQTCVPGSPSLGTAFEWYSYTPTGNFSVTVSTDLPASNGRDTRIHVYKGSCGAITCVTGDDDSGNGSTSVASFSAFQGNTYYIVFDNKWDAIGFDFSLTEQPYIAPLISFTVQPQSLAGFSYKNCVVDMNGDYLDDIVAVGNNQMRILYQSANGTYTGTTFPLSGVSHLPSWSIAAGDLDKNGYNDLIFGGGNGATFVKSNADGSAYIAQSFSQYIFCQRTNFIDFNNDGHLDIFVCHDVNPNVIFINDGNNNLTYRQGGLGDHLQGGNYGSIWVDYDNDGDSDLFIAKCRGGNISASINELHRNDGNGVFTNVSAQAGLADPIQTWSSAWGDFDNDGDMDVFVGASSNTNGMHKLMRNNGDGTFTDITSTTGIPALTSLGQENVAHDFNNDGYIDIFGPGNTILFNNGNMTFTKQALGGISNGPIGDLNNDGFLDIHNGDNIYLNTPNANKWLKLSLKGIQSNANGIGARVEIYGPWGKQIRDVRSGDGFRNMSSLNVHFGLGNAVKADLVVIKWPSGIVDTYTNVNQNQHLVVVEGNTLSTTDHNKEQFAIYPNPSRDFIKIQFSDPSVIASKAIFYDVTGRISLSTTIDADVIDVRSLSQGTYILNIESSTGEKLSTKFIKN